Part of the Cryptosporangium arvum DSM 44712 genome, GCTTTGGGGCCGCCGAGAGCGGCCATGATGCCGGGCTCGTTGTACATGACCTCGTTGCCGTCGACGTCGAGGTCGGCGAGGGCGTAGTAGTAACCGAGGTGGCGGACGTAGTCCGACTCGGGGCCGAACGCGAGCGCCCGGACGTTCGAGTGGATGCCGTCGGCACCGACGACGAGGTCGAACGTCCGCGGGGCACCGTGTGCGAACGAGACGTCGACGCCGTCACCGGTGTCGGCGAGCGCGGTGACGGAGTCGCCGAAGACGTACTCGCAGGTCTCCGCGGTGAGGCCGTAGAGGATGTTCGCCAGATCGCCGCGCGGGACGTTGATCTCGCCGCCGGCGAACGCACCCGGGACCGAGCCGACCTTGCGGCCGCGAGCGTTGACCAGGATGCCGTCCTCGCTGGGGACGGCGGCGCGCCGGACGGCGTCGAGAATGCCCATCTTGCGTAGTATGCCCAGGTGGATGGGGCCTTTGAAGTCGACGGCCTGGCCGCAGGCACGGACCTGCGGGGCCTTCTCGACGACGGTGACGTCGAACCCGTAGCGGTGCAGCCAGTAGGCGAGCGCGGGTCCGGCGATGCTGGCACCGGAGATGAGGACGCGGGTGTTTGTCATCAGGCGTTTCCTGTCCGTGCGGTGGTGACGGAGCGGAAGGTGCGGTCGAGGTCGTCGAGCGCATCGGTGGCGTCGTGGATCAGGCGTGCGACGAGGGGGTCGGAGCGGTCCGACGCGAGCACGGCCGCACCGATCGCGTCGGTGATCGTCTGGACGACCGAGACCAGAGCGGCGGCGTGGGCCCGGGCCACGATCGTGGGCACCTCGGGGTCGGTGGCGGCGAGCGACGCGGTGATGGCGTCGGCCTGTCGTTCCCGTTCCTCCAGCGCGAACCGCCGGAGCACCGGGCTGACCAGGCACTGCGCCGGGAACTCCCCACGCGCGAGTTCCGGGGGCTCGAGCCGGAGCCGGTCGATGTCCTCCAGGACGAGCGGGCGGAGAGCGGCGGCCGGGCTCGTGCCGGTGGCCCGCTCGCGCACGACGCGGCCGTAGCGCTCCCGGATCTCCTCGGCGCGGTCGAGAACGAGGTCCTGCTTCGTCGGGAAGTAGTTGTAGATCGTCTGGTCGGACACCTCCGCGGCCCGAGCCACGTCGACGACCGACACCTCGTCGTAGCCGCGCGCCGCGAACAGGCCGGCGGCGACGTCGGCGATGCGCTCGCGCGTCTCAGCTTTCTTGCGTTCCCGAAGTCCCACGAATTTAGAGTAACTAAAACTTTTGGCGACGCCAAAAAAGTCGTCCGAGTAGCGGTCAATAGCTGGCCTCTACTGGGCCGATAGTGGTCTGTGGGTGGCCGGAGCGACCGGCGCCACCGGAACAGATGGAGCAGGCCCGTGTCCCTCGCTTTCGACGTCAACTGGCTCGCCGTCCTCATCGCGACCGTGGCCTGCACGGTCCTCGGCGGCCTCTACTTCGGCCTCGCCGTGTCGCGCCCGTACGCCGCGGCGATGGGTCGGGTCGGCCAGCCGGCCTGGAGGCCCCCGGCGTCCGCGCTCGCCGGTCAGACGGTGGCGACGCTGCTCGTCGTGATCACCAGCGCCGTGCTGCTGCGCACGCTCGACGTCCGCGAGGTCGGCACCGCGCTGCTGTTCGGCCTCGTCGTCGGCGTCGGTTACCTGGCCGCGATGGTGCTCAACATCGCGATCAACCCGAACTTCCCCCACCCGTTCCGCTACGCCCTGCTCAACGCCCCGTACTTCCTCGCCTGCAGCCTGCTCACCAGCACGGTGATCGCCCTGCTGGCCTAGGGGGGCGGGAACGGCTCGCGGAACGTGAAGGCCTTGGGGGACGCCCCTCCGGCCACCAGTGCGAGGCGTTCGCACGCCTCCTCCACCGTGGGGAGGTGGCCGGCGGGCACCCACCACAGCACCAGCGACGCCGGCAAGTCGTGCGGCCGGAACCAGTCGCGGCGGCGGCGCAGGTAGTCGAGGTGGGCGCTGCGGTACGAGAACGTGCGCAGCGCCTCGACCGAGTCCCAGACCGACATCGTCACGATCACGTCCGGATCGAGCGGTCGCACGGTCGTCGCGTCGCCCTCGGGGCCTTCGGCCAGCCGCCAGACGAAGCCGGGCGACGCGTCGGCGAGCGCGTTCATCGCGTCGAGGCCGGCGACGAACTCGGACATCACGGGGTCGGTCAGCGGGGCGCGGAGGCGGGCGACGTTGAAGTGGGCCAGACGGTGTGCGCTCGTCATGGCGACCAGCACACCAGATCGTCCTGTCTAACGTCAATCAGAATTGTTTTTAGAAACGACGACGCAGCAGCGGCCGGGAGCGGCGTCCATTCGCGCCGTCCAGTCGGTTCCGTCGAGCAGGCCGGAGATCAGCGCCAGGTTCATGCCGCACACCAGCGGCGGGAACTGTTCGGCCAGCCGGTGGAACGGGCAGTTGTTCAGCCGGAACCCGGTGGGCGTCTCCTCCGGCACGTAGCCGTGGGCGGTCAGCCGGGCGCGGACGTCCCCACCGGACGACGCCCGGCGGCCGTGTTCGCGGGCCACCTCGAAGAGCGCGGTGTCGGCCCCGCTGCGCTCCACCGACTCGGCCAGCAGCTCGGCGGCCGTCCGGTAGTCCCGGGGAGGTGCGCTCACCGCGTGCTCGGTGGCCGACACCCGGTACAGCTTCGCCGGTCGGCCGGCGCCCGGGCCCGAGCGCCCGTTGCGGCGGCCGTAGGACACCTCGAGCAACCCGGCGTCGACGAGTTTGTCGAGGTGGAACGCCGCAAGCGTGCGCCCGACGCCGAGGAGCTCGGCGATCTCGTCGCGCCCGAGCGGCCGGGCCCCGGCCGCCAGCACCGCCTCGTAGGCCGCGCGCCGGGTCGCGTCGGTCAGCGCGGTCAGCGCGTCCAGACCGGCGTCGGGTCCGTCCAGCGCTGTCACGCCGTCATCGTAGGCACGCTAGATGTGCGTCGCGTACACCTCGTCCGGCATCGCGACGTACGCGGTCCGCGGCCGCACCTCGGTCACGATCCCGCTGTCCAAGCTGTACAGCGCGGGCACCGCGGCGATCGTGCCGCGCCACACGGCCACGTCCACCAGCGGGGAACGCTGGCACAGCTGCTCGATCGTGTAGGCCGCGTGCAGCGCGCTGACGTCGGTCGTGTTCACCGCTCCGGCGTGCCGCGCGCGGAGCACGTTGGGGGTGATGCGCTCGGCGATGTCGCGGATGTAGCCGGGCGGCACCTGTCCCTCGTCGACGATCCGGCTCGCCGCGGAGACCGCGCCGCACTCCTCGTGGCCGAGCACGACGATCAGCGACACCCGCAGCACCTCGACCGCGAACTCGACCGACCCGATGACGGCCGAGTCCAGCGCGTGCCCCGCGGTCCGGACGACGAACAGGTCGCCGAGCCCCTGGTCGAAGAGGATCTCGGCCGGCACCCGGGAGTCCGAGCAGCCCAGCACCAGCGCGAACGGATTCTGTGCGCGGCTGATCGCGGCGCGGCGGGCTGCCCCGCGGTCGGCGTCGGCCGTGCTCCGGCCTTCGACCCACCGGGCGTTGCCCTGCAGCAGCCGGGACCATGGGGACGAGGCCACCGGTCCGATTTTGTACACGTCACCCTCCGGATCAGTCCAGGATCGCGCGGGTCACCGCGACCTGTTCGGTCAGTACGCCTCGGATGAGGCCCTGCGTCTGGTTGATCTCTTCGACCGCGGTGTGGATCTCGGCCAGCGACGCGGTGACCTCGTCGACCCGGGCCTGGATCGTGTCGACCTTGCTGCTGACGTCGGTCGTGGCCCGCTCGGTCTCGCTGGAGAGCTCCTTGACCTCGCCGGCGACGACGGCGAAGCCCTTGCCGGACTCACCGGCCCGAGCGGCCTCGATCGTCGCGTTGA contains:
- a CDS encoding carbonic anhydrase, which encodes MGPVASSPWSRLLQGNARWVEGRSTADADRGAARRAAISRAQNPFALVLGCSDSRVPAEILFDQGLGDLFVVRTAGHALDSAVIGSVEFAVEVLRVSLIVVLGHEECGAVSAASRIVDEGQVPPGYIRDIAERITPNVLRARHAGAVNTTDVSALHAAYTIEQLCQRSPLVDVAVWRGTIAAVPALYSLDSGIVTEVRPRTAYVAMPDEVYATHI
- a CDS encoding TetR/AcrR family transcriptional regulator, translated to MGLRERKKAETRERIADVAAGLFAARGYDEVSVVDVARAAEVSDQTIYNYFPTKQDLVLDRAEEIRERYGRVVRERATGTSPAAALRPLVLEDIDRLRLEPPELARGEFPAQCLVSPVLRRFALEERERQADAITASLAATDPEVPTIVARAHAAALVSVVQTITDAIGAAVLASDRSDPLVARLIHDATDALDDLDRTFRSVTTARTGNA
- a CDS encoding DUF1761 domain-containing protein; the encoded protein is MSLAFDVNWLAVLIATVACTVLGGLYFGLAVSRPYAAAMGRVGQPAWRPPASALAGQTVATLLVVITSAVLLRTLDVREVGTALLFGLVVGVGYLAAMVLNIAINPNFPHPFRYALLNAPYFLACSLLTSTVIALLA
- a CDS encoding DUF3291 domain-containing protein, giving the protein MTSAHRLAHFNVARLRAPLTDPVMSEFVAGLDAMNALADASPGFVWRLAEGPEGDATTVRPLDPDVIVTMSVWDSVEALRTFSYRSAHLDYLRRRRDWFRPHDLPASLVLWWVPAGHLPTVEEACERLALVAGGASPKAFTFREPFPPP
- a CDS encoding FAD-dependent monooxygenase, yielding MTNTRVLISGASIAGPALAYWLHRYGFDVTVVEKAPQVRACGQAVDFKGPIHLGILRKMGILDAVRRAAVPSEDGILVNARGRKVGSVPGAFAGGEINVPRGDLANILYGLTAETCEYVFGDSVTALADTGDGVDVSFAHGAPRTFDLVVGADGIHSNVRALAFGPESDYVRHLGYYYALADLDVDGNEVMYNEPGIMAALGGPKASAFFVFAAPLSPAGRGDADAQKQFLADALRGGRWRIPELLAELPHAREFYLDSISRVTVDRYSAGRVVLVGDAAYGNALGGFGTGLAVVGAYVLAGELARAGGDHVAAFARYESTYRDYASVSQKINAGRLLAPGTKPGIVARNLGFSALSLFGPLMKIVDRPATNLTLEDYPAQHAPGTSEPAP
- a CDS encoding winged helix-turn-helix transcriptional regulator; protein product: MDGPDAGLDALTALTDATRRAAYEAVLAAGARPLGRDEIAELLGVGRTLAAFHLDKLVDAGLLEVSYGRRNGRSGPGAGRPAKLYRVSATEHAVSAPPRDYRTAAELLAESVERSGADTALFEVAREHGRRASSGGDVRARLTAHGYVPEETPTGFRLNNCPFHRLAEQFPPLVCGMNLALISGLLDGTDWTARMDAAPGRCCVVVSKNNSD